One Stenotrophomonas oahuensis genomic region harbors:
- a CDS encoding ribonucleoside-diphosphate reductase subunit alpha, with product MSTESSATIEKKESEFLLTSPPTSNTMSVTKRNGSTELVDLNKIVRAVQRSAEGLHAVDPMRVATRTISGLYNGATTQELDELSIRTAALLIGEEPEYGRLAARLLANYIAKEVSGQEIHAFSQSVGRGHEVGLINDRLLNFVQTNARKLNDAIDISLDLNFDYFGLRTLYDRYLLRHPHTRKVIETPQQFFLRIASALSEDVPETLALYKRMGNLDYLPSSPTLFNSGTTHEQLSSCFLLDSPQDSLESIYSKYGDIAQLSKFSGGIGVSYTRVRSRGSLIKSTNGHSNGIVPWLKTMDSSVAAVNQGGKRKGAACVYLETWHADIEDFLELRDNTGDESRRAHNLNLANWVPDLFMKRVEADQEWSLFDPRVVPEFTDLFGEAFEQAYLQAEAQGKANRTISARKLYSRMMRTLAETGNGWMTFKDKCNRASNQTLRPGNVIHLSNLCTEILEVTSNDETAVCNLGSINLGNHFDEHNEFDYEKLAETVRLAVRQLDRVIDLNFYPIETARRANMRWRPVGLGCMGLQDVFFRKRLPFDSAEARALSKKIAETIYFHALETSVELAQERGKHPSFNDTRAASGELQFDAWNVVPEDGARWDALRARIKEHGLRNSLIIAIAPTATIASIAGCYECVEPQVSNLFKRETLSGDFLQVNRYLVNELKKLGHWTPEMRDTIKMAEGSIQGIAQIPESLRQVYRTAWELPMRSLIDMAAERGAFIDQSASLNLFMESPSIGAMSSMYMYAWKQGIKTTYYLRSRPATKIAKTTVSHTATAAPEKVFTPEEAIACSLENPEACEACQ from the coding sequence GTGAGCACCGAATCCAGCGCCACCATCGAGAAGAAGGAAAGCGAGTTCCTGCTGACCTCGCCGCCGACCTCCAACACGATGAGCGTGACCAAGCGCAACGGGTCGACCGAACTGGTGGACCTGAACAAGATCGTGCGCGCGGTGCAGCGTTCGGCCGAAGGCCTGCACGCGGTCGATCCGATGCGCGTGGCCACCCGTACCATTTCCGGCCTGTACAACGGGGCCACCACGCAGGAACTGGACGAGCTGTCGATCCGCACCGCCGCCCTGCTGATCGGTGAAGAACCCGAGTACGGCCGCCTGGCCGCGCGCCTGCTGGCCAACTACATCGCCAAGGAAGTGTCGGGCCAGGAAATCCACGCCTTCTCGCAGTCGGTGGGCCGTGGCCATGAAGTCGGCCTGATCAACGACCGCCTGCTGAACTTCGTGCAGACCAACGCGCGCAAGCTCAACGACGCCATCGACATCTCGCTGGACCTGAACTTCGACTACTTCGGTCTGCGCACCCTGTACGACCGTTACCTGCTGCGCCATCCGCACACCCGCAAGGTGATCGAGACCCCGCAGCAGTTCTTCCTGCGCATCGCCAGCGCGCTGAGCGAGGACGTGCCGGAAACCCTGGCGCTGTACAAGCGCATGGGCAACCTGGACTACCTGCCGTCCAGCCCGACCCTGTTCAACTCGGGCACCACCCACGAGCAGCTGTCCTCGTGCTTCCTGCTGGACTCGCCGCAGGACTCGCTGGAATCCATCTACTCCAAGTACGGCGACATCGCCCAGCTGTCGAAGTTCTCCGGCGGCATCGGCGTCAGCTACACCCGCGTGCGTTCGCGTGGCTCGCTGATCAAGTCGACCAATGGTCACTCCAACGGCATCGTGCCGTGGCTGAAGACCATGGATTCGTCCGTGGCTGCGGTGAACCAGGGCGGCAAGCGCAAGGGCGCGGCCTGCGTGTACCTGGAAACCTGGCACGCCGACATTGAAGATTTCCTGGAGCTGCGCGACAACACCGGCGACGAATCGCGTCGTGCGCACAACCTGAACCTGGCCAACTGGGTGCCGGACCTGTTCATGAAGCGCGTCGAAGCCGACCAGGAATGGTCGCTGTTCGATCCGCGCGTGGTGCCGGAATTCACCGACCTGTTCGGTGAAGCCTTCGAGCAGGCCTACCTGCAGGCCGAAGCCCAGGGCAAGGCCAACCGCACCATCTCCGCGCGCAAGCTGTACTCGCGGATGATGCGCACCCTGGCCGAGACCGGCAACGGCTGGATGACCTTCAAGGACAAGTGCAACCGCGCCAGCAACCAGACCCTGCGTCCGGGCAACGTGATCCACCTGTCCAACCTGTGCACCGAAATCCTGGAGGTCACCTCCAACGATGAAACCGCGGTGTGCAACCTGGGTTCGATCAACCTGGGCAACCACTTCGACGAGCACAACGAGTTCGACTACGAGAAGCTGGCCGAAACCGTGCGCCTGGCCGTGCGTCAGCTCGACCGCGTCATCGACCTGAACTTCTACCCGATCGAAACCGCCCGCCGCGCCAACATGCGCTGGCGCCCGGTCGGCCTGGGCTGCATGGGCCTGCAGGACGTGTTCTTCCGCAAGCGCCTGCCGTTCGACAGCGCCGAAGCGCGCGCGCTGTCGAAGAAGATCGCCGAAACCATCTACTTCCACGCCCTGGAGACCTCGGTCGAACTGGCGCAGGAACGCGGCAAGCACCCGTCGTTCAACGACACCCGCGCTGCCAGCGGCGAACTGCAGTTCGACGCCTGGAACGTGGTGCCGGAAGACGGCGCGCGCTGGGATGCCCTGCGTGCCCGCATCAAGGAACACGGCCTGCGCAACTCGCTGATCATCGCGATCGCCCCGACCGCCACCATCGCCTCCATCGCCGGCTGCTACGAGTGCGTGGAGCCGCAGGTGTCCAACCTGTTCAAGCGTGAAACGCTGTCGGGCGACTTCCTGCAGGTGAACCGCTACTTGGTGAACGAGCTGAAGAAGCTTGGCCACTGGACCCCGGAAATGCGCGACACCATCAAGATGGCGGAAGGTTCGATCCAGGGCATCGCGCAGATTCCGGAAAGCCTGCGCCAGGTCTACCGCACCGCCTGGGAACTGCCGATGCGTTCGCTGATCGACATGGCCGCCGAGCGTGGCGCGTTCATCGACCAGTCCGCCTCGCTCAACCTGTTCATGGAAAGCCCGAGCATCGGTGCGATGTCGTCCATGTACATGTACGCCTGGAAGCAGGGCATCAAGACCACGTACTACCTGCGTTCGCGTCCGGCCACCAAGATTGCCAAGACCACGGTCAGCCACACCGCCACCGCGGCTCCGGAAAAGGTGTTCACCCCGGAAGAGGCCATCGCCTGCTCGCTGGAAAACCCGGAAGCCTGCGAGGCTTGCCAATAA
- a CDS encoding ribonucleotide-diphosphate reductase subunit beta, producing MADTRKQMLLDPGFELTLRPMRYPQFYDMYRNAIKNTWTVEEINFQIDISDLHTKMSPGERHLIHRLVAFFATGDSIVSNNLVLNLYQHLNAPEARMYLSRQLYEEALHVQFYLTLLDNYLPDPEERAKAFSAVENIDSIKKKADFCFKWIDSIQDLHRIETREQRRQFLLNQICFAACIEGLFFFAAFAYVYYFRSRGLLNGLASGTNWVFRDESAHMDFAFECVDVIREEEPDLFDDEMKQQVYDMLADAIECEVQFAEDVLSGGVAGISTRDMRQYLQHCADNHFHRLGMEKKYNVRNPLPFMELQDVQELTNFFERRPSAYQVGVQGEVAFDMNF from the coding sequence ATGGCCGACACCCGCAAGCAGATGCTGCTCGATCCCGGTTTTGAACTGACCCTGCGCCCGATGCGCTACCCGCAGTTCTATGACATGTATCGCAACGCGATCAAGAACACCTGGACCGTGGAAGAAATCAACTTCCAGATCGACATCAGCGACCTGCACACCAAGATGTCGCCGGGTGAGCGCCACCTGATCCATCGTCTGGTCGCGTTCTTCGCCACCGGCGACTCGATCGTTTCCAACAACCTGGTGCTGAACCTGTATCAGCATCTGAATGCGCCGGAAGCGCGCATGTACCTGTCGCGCCAGCTGTACGAAGAAGCGCTGCACGTGCAGTTCTACCTGACCCTGCTCGACAACTACCTGCCGGACCCGGAAGAGCGCGCCAAGGCGTTCTCGGCGGTGGAGAACATCGACTCGATCAAGAAGAAGGCCGACTTCTGTTTCAAGTGGATCGACTCGATCCAGGACCTGCATCGCATCGAAACCCGCGAGCAGCGCCGCCAGTTCCTGCTCAACCAGATCTGCTTCGCCGCGTGCATCGAAGGCCTGTTCTTCTTCGCTGCGTTCGCCTACGTGTACTACTTCCGCTCGCGTGGCCTGCTCAACGGCCTGGCCTCGGGTACCAACTGGGTGTTCCGCGACGAAAGCGCGCACATGGACTTCGCCTTCGAATGCGTGGACGTGATCCGCGAGGAAGAGCCGGACCTGTTCGACGACGAAATGAAGCAGCAGGTCTATGACATGCTGGCCGACGCCATCGAATGCGAAGTGCAGTTTGCCGAAGACGTGCTGTCCGGCGGCGTGGCCGGCATTTCCACCCGCGACATGCGCCAGTACCTGCAGCACTGCGCCGACAACCACTTCCACCGCCTCGGCATGGAAAAGAAGTACAACGTGCGCAACCCGCTCCCGTTCATGGAACTGCAGGACGTGCAGGAGCTGACCAACTTCTTCGAACGCCGCCCGTCGGCCTACCAGGTGGGCGTGCAGGGCGAAGTCGCCTTCGACATGAACTTCTGA
- a CDS encoding acyl-CoA thioesterase, whose product MTTAADVVPPTEVRMAEIVFPNHTNHMGTLFGGQALAWMDKAAFLAAARYSRRTVVTARSDQVDFKLPITIGQMVETVGRIVEVGRSSMKVEVELIAEDLHTGERKLCTRGHFVMIALDEKHQPTAVPALPADIAGP is encoded by the coding sequence ATGACCACTGCCGCCGACGTCGTCCCGCCCACCGAAGTGCGCATGGCCGAAATCGTCTTTCCCAACCACACCAACCATATGGGCACCCTGTTCGGTGGCCAGGCGCTGGCGTGGATGGACAAGGCGGCGTTCCTGGCGGCGGCCCGTTATTCGCGCCGCACCGTGGTCACCGCGCGCTCGGACCAGGTCGACTTCAAGCTGCCGATCACCATCGGCCAGATGGTCGAAACCGTGGGTCGCATCGTTGAAGTCGGGCGCAGCTCGATGAAGGTGGAAGTGGAGCTGATCGCCGAAGATCTGCACACGGGCGAGCGCAAGCTATGCACCCGAGGGCACTTTGTGATGATCGCGCTGGACGAGAAGCACCAGCCCACCGCCGTGCCCGCCTTGCCGGCGGACATCGCCGGACCCTGA
- a CDS encoding NAD-dependent protein deacetylase: MSTHLADFIHRARRLFVLTGAGCSTDSGIPDYRDADGHWKRTPPVNFQDFMALPATRQRYWARSLLGWPRFGQALPNGTHAALAALEDRGQMEVLLTQNVDCLHQRAGSRAVIDLHGRLDQVRCMGCEARSPREEFQDSLLALNPEWAHLDAAQAPDGDADLEGVDFAAFSVPACPHCGGILKPDVVFFGENVPRERVAAVHDHLGRADAVLVVGSSLMVYSGFRFVQAAAKAGLPVAALNLGRTRADDLLTLKVEQPCAPALSFLL; this comes from the coding sequence ATGTCTACCCATCTGGCCGACTTCATCCACCGCGCCCGTCGCTTGTTCGTGCTGACCGGCGCGGGCTGCAGCACCGACTCGGGCATTCCCGACTACCGCGACGCCGACGGCCACTGGAAGCGCACCCCGCCGGTGAACTTCCAGGACTTCATGGCCCTGCCGGCCACCCGCCAGCGCTACTGGGCGCGCAGCCTGCTGGGCTGGCCACGCTTCGGCCAGGCGCTGCCCAATGGCACCCACGCCGCCCTGGCCGCGCTGGAAGACCGCGGCCAGATGGAAGTGCTGCTGACCCAGAACGTGGACTGTCTGCACCAGCGCGCCGGCAGCCGCGCGGTCATCGACCTGCACGGCCGCCTCGACCAGGTGCGCTGCATGGGTTGTGAGGCGCGCAGCCCGCGCGAGGAGTTCCAGGACAGCCTGCTCGCGCTCAACCCGGAATGGGCGCATCTGGACGCCGCGCAGGCTCCGGACGGTGACGCCGACCTGGAGGGCGTGGATTTCGCTGCCTTCAGCGTTCCGGCTTGCCCGCATTGCGGCGGCATTCTCAAGCCGGACGTGGTGTTCTTCGGCGAAAACGTCCCGCGCGAGCGTGTGGCTGCGGTGCACGACCACCTGGGCCGGGCCGACGCCGTGCTGGTGGTCGGCTCCTCGCTGATGGTCTATTCCGGCTTCCGCTTCGTCCAGGCCGCCGCCAAGGCCGGCCTGCCGGTGGCGGCGCTCAACCTCGGCCGTACCCGTGCTGATGATCTGCTGACCCTGAAGGTGGAACAGCCCTGCGCCCCGGCGTTGTCGTTCCTGTTGTAA
- a CDS encoding NADH:flavin oxidoreductase/NADH oxidase, whose protein sequence is MSQLFSPVSFGPLQLPNRIVIAPMCQYSATDGQANDWHRQHLGQLSQSGAGLLILEATAVLPEGRISWADLGLWDDATEAALAGVIASVKAWSPMPLGVQLAHAGRKASSARPWDGGGGLPATDPNGWTTAAPSALAFNDHPKPEALDLAGIDAIVDAFVAAAQRAERIGLDLIELHAAHGYLLHQFLSPLSNQREDEYGGSLQNRMRLLIRVFDAVREAVSDRISVGVRISASDWVAGGWDIEQTTTLAQILDLRGCNFLHVSSGGLDPRQKIPLEPGYQVPFAQAIKAAKVRMPVIAVGLITDPSQAESILRHGHADAVALARGILYDPRWPWHAAAALGDSITPAPQYLRCEPREARGVFIASKS, encoded by the coding sequence GTGAGCCAGCTTTTCTCCCCCGTCTCCTTTGGGCCGCTGCAGCTGCCCAACCGCATCGTCATCGCCCCGATGTGCCAGTACTCCGCCACTGACGGCCAGGCCAACGACTGGCACCGCCAGCACCTGGGCCAGTTATCCCAGTCCGGTGCCGGCCTGCTGATCCTGGAAGCCACCGCCGTGCTGCCCGAAGGCCGCATCAGCTGGGCCGACCTCGGCCTGTGGGACGACGCCACCGAAGCTGCCCTCGCCGGCGTGATCGCCTCGGTTAAAGCCTGGTCGCCGATGCCGCTGGGCGTGCAGCTGGCCCACGCGGGCCGCAAGGCCTCCTCGGCGCGGCCGTGGGACGGCGGTGGCGGGTTGCCGGCCACCGACCCGAATGGCTGGACAACCGCTGCACCGTCCGCACTGGCCTTCAATGACCATCCGAAACCGGAAGCCCTGGATCTCGCCGGCATCGACGCCATCGTCGACGCCTTCGTTGCCGCCGCCCAGCGCGCCGAACGCATCGGCCTGGATCTGATCGAACTGCATGCCGCGCACGGCTACCTGCTGCACCAGTTCCTGTCGCCGCTCAGCAACCAGCGCGAAGATGAGTACGGCGGCTCGCTGCAGAACCGCATGCGCCTGCTGATCCGCGTGTTCGACGCCGTGCGTGAAGCGGTGTCCGACCGCATCTCGGTCGGCGTGCGTATTTCCGCCAGCGACTGGGTCGCCGGCGGCTGGGATATCGAACAGACCACCACGCTGGCGCAGATTCTGGACCTGCGTGGCTGCAACTTCCTGCACGTCTCCAGTGGTGGCCTCGACCCGCGCCAGAAGATTCCGCTGGAACCGGGCTACCAGGTGCCGTTCGCGCAGGCGATCAAGGCCGCCAAGGTGCGCATGCCGGTCATCGCGGTCGGCCTGATCACCGACCCGTCGCAGGCCGAATCAATCCTGCGCCACGGTCACGCCGATGCAGTCGCGCTGGCGCGCGGCATTCTCTACGACCCGCGCTGGCCGTGGCACGCGGCCGCCGCACTCGGTGACAGCATCACCCCCGCACCGCAGTACCTGCGATGCGAGCCGCGCGAAGCGCGCGGTGTGTTCATTGCGTCAAAGTCGTAA
- a CDS encoding LysR family transcriptional regulator, protein MNILHCIRSFIRTADAGSLAAAARTLGISSAAVGQNIARLETHLGVRLFNRTTRRLVLTERGSLYLAKVRHVEDDLQRAQDAVTDPEAEPEGRLRIASTAAFGRHVLAPLLPSLQARFPGLDIELLLSDRSVDHAHEEVDVSIRIDPQLEEGLVARPLAQVPFVVCASPVYLAQAGVPEAPEDLGDHRCLVFRYPVDGRHLRWGFVRDGQAFDADLNPALVSDDIDALAAMAAAGGGIARLAAFVAAPWLVRGNLQVLFASDDGAHTSPEPMRLYLCVTDRRDLTPKVRALMEHVVEGLPEAWRVDAAAQADRRA, encoded by the coding sequence ATGAACATTCTTCACTGCATCCGCAGCTTCATCCGTACCGCCGACGCCGGCAGCCTGGCCGCGGCCGCGCGCACGCTGGGCATCAGCTCCGCCGCTGTTGGCCAGAACATCGCCCGGCTGGAAACCCACCTGGGCGTGCGCCTGTTCAACCGCACCACGCGCCGGCTGGTGCTGACCGAGCGGGGTTCGCTGTACTTGGCCAAGGTGCGTCACGTCGAAGACGACCTGCAACGCGCGCAGGACGCGGTGACTGACCCGGAAGCGGAGCCGGAAGGCCGACTGCGCATTGCCAGCACGGCCGCCTTCGGTCGCCATGTGCTGGCCCCGCTGCTGCCGTCACTGCAGGCGCGCTTCCCAGGGTTGGACATCGAACTGCTGCTGTCAGACCGCAGCGTGGATCACGCGCATGAGGAAGTGGACGTCAGCATCCGCATCGACCCGCAGCTGGAAGAAGGTCTGGTCGCGCGCCCCCTGGCGCAGGTGCCATTCGTGGTGTGTGCTTCGCCGGTGTACCTGGCCCAGGCCGGCGTGCCGGAAGCCCCGGAAGACCTGGGTGATCACCGTTGCCTGGTGTTCCGCTACCCGGTGGATGGCCGCCACCTGCGTTGGGGGTTTGTGCGCGATGGCCAGGCGTTTGATGCAGATCTGAATCCGGCCCTGGTCAGCGACGATATCGATGCGCTGGCCGCGATGGCGGCGGCCGGCGGCGGCATCGCCCGACTGGCCGCCTTCGTGGCCGCGCCGTGGCTGGTGCGCGGCAACCTGCAGGTGCTGTTCGCTTCGGATGATGGTGCGCATACCTCACCGGAACCGATGCGGCTGTACCTGTGTGTGACCGACCGCCGTGATCTGACGCCGAAGGTACGGGCGCTGATGGAGCACGTGGTGGAGGGGCTGCCGGAGGCGTGGCGGGTGGATGCAGCGGCTCAGGCCGACCGCCGGGCCTGA
- a CDS encoding DUF2798 domain-containing protein → MNSTSVVARRWKLAARTTPFVFAFFMAAIMAMLMCLVITAANAGINADYPMRVLSAYQLAMPTAFCCVLVVRPLVMRLVALTVHPHG, encoded by the coding sequence ATGAACTCCACTTCTGTTGTTGCCCGCCGCTGGAAGCTGGCAGCGCGTACCACGCCGTTCGTGTTCGCGTTCTTCATGGCCGCGATCATGGCGATGCTGATGTGCCTGGTGATCACGGCCGCCAATGCGGGTATCAACGCCGACTACCCTATGCGGGTGCTGTCGGCCTATCAGCTGGCGATGCCGACTGCGTTCTGTTGTGTTCTGGTGGTGCGCCCACTGGTGATGCGGCTGGTGGCGCTGACAGTGCATCCGCACGGCTGA
- the purU gene encoding formyltetrahydrofolate deformylase: protein MRPDSILTLSCPDRTGIVYRVSGLLFEQGCNILDAQQFGDDESGRFFLRVHFDRDAAQPIETIQARMDGLAADFQMDWQLHDARRKARLLVLVSKQGHCLNDLLFRAHSRQLQVDIAAVASNHEDFGPLATSYGIPFHHLPVNADNRAVQEQQIIDLVERENIDLVVLARYMQILSPRLCEALAGRAINIHHSFLPSFKGAQPYHQAHARGVKIIGATAHYVTSDLDEGPIIEQDVARVDHAMTPRDLVRLGSDTESQVLARAVRRHVEHRIILNGHRTVVFR, encoded by the coding sequence ATGCGCCCCGATTCCATCCTCACCCTGTCATGCCCGGACCGTACCGGGATCGTCTACCGCGTCTCCGGCCTGCTGTTCGAGCAGGGCTGCAACATCCTCGATGCCCAGCAGTTCGGCGACGATGAAAGCGGACGTTTCTTCCTGCGCGTGCACTTCGACCGCGATGCGGCCCAGCCGATCGAGACCATCCAGGCCCGCATGGATGGGCTGGCCGCGGACTTCCAGATGGACTGGCAGTTGCACGACGCGCGTCGCAAGGCGCGCCTGCTGGTGCTGGTGAGCAAACAGGGCCACTGCCTGAACGACCTGCTGTTCCGGGCGCACAGCCGCCAGCTGCAGGTGGATATCGCCGCCGTCGCTTCAAACCATGAGGACTTCGGTCCGCTGGCGACCTCCTACGGCATCCCGTTCCACCATCTGCCGGTGAATGCGGACAACCGCGCCGTGCAGGAACAGCAGATCATCGATCTGGTCGAGCGCGAGAACATCGACCTGGTGGTGCTGGCCCGCTACATGCAGATCCTCTCACCGCGTCTGTGCGAAGCGCTGGCCGGCCGCGCGATCAACATCCACCACAGCTTTCTGCCCAGCTTCAAGGGTGCACAGCCGTACCATCAGGCCCACGCACGCGGGGTCAAGATCATCGGCGCGACCGCGCACTATGTCACTTCCGACCTCGATGAAGGCCCGATCATCGAACAGGACGTCGCCCGGGTCGATCACGCCATGACGCCGCGCGATCTGGTGCGCCTCGGCAGCGACACCGAATCGCAGGTGCTGGCACGCGCTGTGCGCCGTCACGTGGAGCATCGCATCATCCTCAACGGCCACCGCACCGTCGTGTTCCGGTAA
- a CDS encoding LysE family translocator translates to MLHQYWAEFLTLAVVHLLAVIAPGPDFAVAVRQTVRFGRRTGIYTALGIGAGMSVHVIYTLIGVAALLNATPWLMKGARWIGAAYIFYLGIRFLLSKPGSDSSAVEAGAPVVAVQTPGRSFAIGFMTNATNPKATLFFLAAFTTLVSAQTPLAVQALYGLWMCVVNAAWFVLVSVALSAAAVRQRFLRVSHWFERLMGVLLIGFAIRLVVVA, encoded by the coding sequence GTGCTTCATCAGTACTGGGCCGAATTCCTCACCCTCGCCGTGGTTCACCTTCTGGCCGTCATCGCCCCCGGCCCTGACTTCGCGGTCGCCGTCCGGCAGACGGTGCGCTTCGGCCGCCGAACCGGCATCTACACCGCGCTGGGCATCGGCGCGGGCATGTCGGTACATGTCATCTACACCCTGATCGGCGTCGCCGCACTGTTGAACGCCACGCCGTGGTTGATGAAAGGGGCCCGTTGGATCGGTGCCGCCTACATCTTCTATCTGGGCATCCGGTTCCTGCTGAGCAAACCGGGCAGCGACAGTAGTGCCGTCGAGGCGGGTGCTCCGGTGGTCGCAGTGCAGACACCGGGACGGTCGTTCGCGATCGGGTTCATGACCAATGCGACCAACCCCAAGGCCACGCTGTTCTTCCTGGCCGCGTTCACCACGCTGGTGAGCGCGCAGACGCCATTGGCGGTACAGGCGCTTTATGGGCTGTGGATGTGTGTGGTCAATGCGGCGTGGTTCGTGCTGGTCAGCGTGGCGCTGTCAGCGGCGGCGGTGCGGCAGCGGTTCCTGCGCGTGAGCCATTGGTTCGAGCGGCTGATGGGGGTGTTGCTGATCGGGTTTGCGATACGTCTGGTTGTGGTTGCCTGA